Within the Synergistaceae bacterium genome, the region ATTATATAGAATTTCTGTATAAACTGCTTCGGGATAGCAACGCGGATATATCCCAGTGTGGGCATTACGTCGTATACTCCGAAAGTCGTATGTCAGATCAAGACCCCCACCACGCTACGGTGACACTTGACAAGTATCAGGCGATTGAGAGCCTGTGCTATAATGGTATATATGACGTGACGGCTTGGAACAAACTGTATAAACTGAGTATATTTGACGCGATACGATACCCGGAGGGGCGAATTTATGAGGACACGGCGGTTTGTTATTTGGTTGCTGAAAAAGCGGAGCGTTTCGTCGTCAATATGACACCGAAGTATTATTACATCCAGAGATACAATTCCATCGCCAACGGCGTGGTATTTAACGAGCGCAAATACCAGTTTATACAGGCTGGCGATGAAATGGCGGATTATATAATGTATCATTACCCGGACTTGACCAAATCAGCCAATGTTAAGCGTGTGTTTGTAAGGCTTTCCACTCTATCCCAAATGGTTAATTGCGGGCATAATGACAAACGACGTGTTTCAGAGATGAAACGCGTAGTCGCTAAGTACAGATGGGATGCGCTGTTAGACAAAAAGGCTTCCAAACGGGACAAATTTGGGATTATGGCGCTTATGCTCGGATTTCAGTTTTATCGATTTGTGTGGAGGCTATACTATGCATTAAGGAGAAGAATATGAGTGAAATTATTACAAAGACCATAAAGGATTTTTTGCGAACGATTCAATCTAAGTTTGCCTACAGAGACACTCTTACAAGATTAAGGGATGACTCTTCTCAGCACAGGTTAATGTTATTTTGTTGTCCGGAACATAAAAACTTAGGCGATCATGCCATAACTGCCGCCGTAGTGGATTTTTTCGCCTCTGAGTTGCCTCAATATCCGTTGATAAAAATAAGTGAAATTCTTGGCAAATATAACCTTAGCGAGGTTAAAAAGTATATTCGAGACACGGATATTATTCTCATAAACGCCGGCGGTTTTCTTGGGACACTTTATATGTCGTGGTCGGAGGAACCCGTCCGGAATATAATTCAAGCGTTTCCTGAAAACAAAATTGTGGTATTGCCGCAGACGGTGTATTATGAGGATACGCCTTGGGGAGAAGAACAATTAGAAAAAACCAAAATGATATGGCAGAGTCACCACAATTTATCGGTCTTTTTGCGTGAGGAACGCTCTTATGACTTAGTGAAGAAGAGACTATACGGTGGCTATTTTAATGCTGCTTTTTGTGTACCTGACATTGTTTTAGAATTGAATAAAACAGAGCCGAAACGAGACAGACACGGTGGACTCCTATGTTTTAGGGATGATAAAGAAAGTATTTTGAGCAAAATCGAAATACAAGCGATAGAGTCTGCCGTTTCGCAAAACTTTGGTCAATATTTTTATGTCGATACAGTTATCGACAGGATATTTGTAAAAGATTTTGATAATGAACTAAAAAATATGTTTGATAAATTTAGGCGCGCGCAAATTGTTGTCACCGACAGATTGCACGGGCTTATATTTTCCGCGATAACAAGCACACCGTGTGTCGCGCTTAATAATGTAAGTCGGAAGGTAGAATATATTAGCAAATGGCTTGACGAATTCAACTACATAAAATTCGCTGATCGTGTTGATGACGCCGTTAAAGATATTGTTGCTTTGAAAACGTTACAAGATACAGACCGTTACGATAATACAGGATTTATGCCATTCTTTAAAAAAATCGCTATAATTGTAGAGGATTAAATTATGGATCAAATGAAGAGGTTTATTGATATATTGGTCCCGATATACACATGCAACTTTAAATGTGATTATTGTTATATATCCCACAACGCGCCCCAACATTCCGACGGCAAACCATTTAAATATTCGCCGGAAACAATTGGGAGAGCGTTCAGCGCGGATAGGTTGGGTGGAGTATGCCTTGTTAATATGTGCGGGGTAGGAGAAACGCTTATTCCCAATGAGATTATCGAAATAACAAGGCAAATCCTGATGCAGAGACATTACGTTTGGATTGTAACAAATGGTACGCTTACAAAAAGGTTTAATCAGTTCGCGAACTTTCCTGCCGAACTAAGAAAGCGTCTTGGCTTCAAGATGTCTTTCCATTATCTCGAACTCATTGAACATGGTTTGCTTGACTGCTTCTTTGACAATGTTAAAATCGTCAAAAACGCTCACATGTCCTTTTCGGTCGAGGTTACCGCAAACGACGAGGCGGAAAGCCATATCTCCGAAATTCTCGAACTTACAAAGAGTAAACTTGGCCATTATTGCCATATTTCGCTTCCGCGTGACGAAAAGGACCCTGATTACACGCTTATGTCAAAACATTCACTTGAAAAATTCCACAGAATTTGGGGTGTCTTTGATAGTCCTATGCTTGATTTTAAAGTGTCTACATGGATGCAGAAACGTAAAGAATACTGCTACGCAGGCGCGTGGACGTATCTTCTTTCGCTTGAAACAGGCGTTCTGTCAACATGTTACGGTCAGATTTATGGACAAGATTTTTTCGATTTATCCAAACCAATTCGTGACATTCCCGTCGGGCATCATTGCAAACAGTCTCACTGCTTTAACGGTCACGCTTTTTTAGCGCTTGGGGATGTTCTTGAAGTTAAGGGGATTACTTATACTGATATTAGGAACCGCGTTGCCTCTGACGAGAGTAATTGGTTAACACCGGAAATGAAAGCATTTTGCTCCCAACGACTACAAGAGGGAAATAAAATTTTTTCTAATCGGGAAAAGATGTGGTTAGAACTGAGAAAACCGTTTTTTATCCGAAGCGATTTTAAAAACAAAGTTATTAAGAGGATAAAGAACATTTGCTTTAAGAGGAAAACGCGAAAATGAAAACCGCTCATATTAGCTTTGACGATGTTTGGTTATGTCTTAACGACATCAATCGGAAAAAATATAAAAGCGTTTTTGAGAATTCGTTTCTTAGTACTTTATTAAAATTCAATAAAAAATATGGCGCAAAATTTACGCTCTATTGTTTTGATAGAGTTAAATCTTTCGATATCGAAAAAATGACCGACCGTTATTTTGAGGAATTAACTTCCGCAGATTTTATTAAATTCGCTTATCATGGTTGCTTTGAGCAAGGCAACTTAATCGAGAGGTTTTCATTGTTCAATAAAAACATTGAGCGAATCGGCGGTAAAACAAGTTCAACCTTACGTCTCCATAGATTTCAAGCAAACGAGATTGATATCAGCATACTTACAGCCGGTGGCGTAAATACTTTGCTCTGTGCTGATGATGACAGAATAAATTACTCTCTTTCACTTGACGAGAATGTCAGGTTGCAACAGCAACGGCAGATATTCAAAGATGGCGTTTTGTACAGAAAAAGTGACCTCAGACTTGAATTAGCCCGACGGCCAAAACAGTCTGTCTTGGATTTGGGGGATGCTGCCGTAGTTTTCACACATGAATGGGCGTTCCCGTATGTGCGCAGAGGTATTTTCATTGATAATATATTAAAAAAGATGGAAATATATTTAGCTTATTTCCAACAACTGGAATATGAATTTATTTTTTAGTTGAGTTAGATTAGGGGGTTGTCTGTGAACAATAGCCGCGCTTTTGTTTTCAACACGATAGCCGGTATCGCGATGGTTATGGTATCGACCACGAATTCTTTTATTGTGCCGAAACTTACATTAGGTGTTTATGGCATGGAGATTACGGGTCTTGTCGCGTCGATTACCCAGCTTATGGCGTTCTTTATGCTCATTGAGGCGGGGCTGTCCAAAGCGGTAACGGTCAACCTATACGCTCCTATGGCAAATAAAGACTATAAGGCAGCAAGTGGCATACTTGTCGCGTCTAAACGGCTCTACGATAAAATCAGCGTCTTTTTTGCCACGTTGGTGCTGGGCGTCGCGTTTATATACCCGCTCATCGTGCGAAACAGCAACGTAGGCTATTCCACCACTTTCCTGCTGTTTATTATATTGGGTGCCAACGGTCTTTTGGAATTTGTCGCAATCAAACGTTATAGCGTTGTTCTAACCGCAGACAACCGTGTCGGCGTAATCCAAATCGCGCATACGGTTCGGCTTGCCTTGCAGTGCGGGCTTGTCTCCGTTTTGATATATTTCAGGCTGCCCATCCTTATTGTCGAGGCGGCTTCCATCATTATTTATATTATCTGCCCAATAATACTGCATTTATATTGCCGCAAAATGTATAGCCGAATCGACTATTCCGCCCCGCCGAATACGGAGGCGCTGGCAAACCACTACGACGCTATGGTACAACCCTTGACTCTTGTAACGCAAACAAGCGCGCCTATTGTCATAGCGACTATCCTGCTCCCTATATCCGAGGTCGGCATTCTTTCCATGTATTTAATTGTCGTCCGTGGTGTGGATAATATTTTGGGCGTGCTAAGCTCAACGACAAGCGCCTTCGGCCAATTATACGCCCAAGGAGAATCGGAGCGGTTATATCGCGCGTACGGGCAATTCGAATCCTTGGTCTGCTTTCTCAGCGCTATTGTATTTTCTGTTATGACGGTTAACTTTGAGCCGTTTATGCGCTTGTACAGCGGAAGCACCGTATCGGGATTGGCATTTCTGTGTTGTGTGCGCGGATTCACCCGCAATCTGCGTATGCCACAGGACAATATGTTAAATGCCATAGGTTGGTTTCGGGGTACAAGAAGATATATGATTACCCAAACGCTCATACAGATTACGGCTTCGGTATTATTAGGGCTGAAGTTCGGTGTTTTGGGCATTTTCATCGGGGACATACTGTCGCAGGTTTACCGCGACTTGGAGATTGTAATACACATCCCCAAAAAAGTCGGTTTTCGGATACTGCCAAGCATTAGCAGATGGTTAGTCAGCGTAACATGCTTCTCTCTTATCGGTTTTTTGTTAGGCAGGACGAATTTTCTTTTCCCGCGTATAGGAAGTTTTGGGGCGTGGATAGAGTTCTCGGCTTTTTCACTTGTGTTATCTACTTTAATAGCGGGCGCCGCGTTTATGGCACTTGACAGAAGAATCTATGCTAAAATATTTAAGGTAAAAGTTATGCCGTTTGCGCGACGTTTAGCAGGCAAACTTAAATAATTAATTATAATTTTAGAGGGTCTGTGCAATGAATGGAAAAATTCTAATCTCTACGCATAAAGAAATCTCAAAATACCCAAAGACCGAACCTTATATGCCGGTATACGCTGGCTCGGCGATAACAAATAAACCGTTCCAATACCAGCGGGACGATGAGAATCACGGGGGAGGGGAGATCAGCTCTTTAAATCCTACATACCTTGAACTCACCGCTTTGTATTGGGGTTGGAAAAATCTTAAGAATTATGACTACTTGGGGCTATGCCACTACTCCAAATGGTTAACCGCCAAGCGCAAAAAGAGAAGTTGGCCTTTCTATCAGTGCTTTGCTTTTTCACAGGACAAAACTGTCAAATTGGCGCTCACCAAAGAGGAAATAGAGAAAATCTTGCAAACGCACGACGGTATAGTCAAAAAAGAGACTAAAATCCGCACAAGGTTTATGTCCGAGCCATTGGGCCGTATAGAAGCTGTTATTAAACAAAAGTATCCGGAGTATTTGAGTTCTTTTTATGGCGTAATAAAAAGCCAACGATACTCTACTCAAAATATCTTCGTAATGAGAAAAAGAATGCTTGACGACTATCTGACATTTATGTACTCTTTTTGTGAAGAAGGTG harbors:
- a CDS encoding glycosyltransferase — its product is INVIVPIYNVEQYLRRCLDSILAQTHKNLRVILVDDGALDGCPAICDEYAQKDSRVMAIHRPNGGLSAARNSGLSALLDDGLSGGKGEYVAFVDSDDYIAPDYIEFLYKLLRDSNADISQCGHYVVYSESRMSDQDPHHATVTLDKYQAIESLCYNGIYDVTAWNKLYKLSIFDAIRYPEGRIYEDTAVCYLVAEKAERFVVNMTPKYYYIQRYNSIANGVVFNERKYQFIQAGDEMADYIMYHYPDLTKSANVKRVFVRLSTLSQMVNCGHNDKRRVSEMKRVVAKYRWDALLDKKASKRDKFGIMALMLGFQFYRFVWRLYYALRRRI
- a CDS encoding polysaccharide pyruvyl transferase family protein, which gives rise to MSEIITKTIKDFLRTIQSKFAYRDTLTRLRDDSSQHRLMLFCCPEHKNLGDHAITAAVVDFFASELPQYPLIKISEILGKYNLSEVKKYIRDTDIILINAGGFLGTLYMSWSEEPVRNIIQAFPENKIVVLPQTVYYEDTPWGEEQLEKTKMIWQSHHNLSVFLREERSYDLVKKRLYGGYFNAAFCVPDIVLELNKTEPKRDRHGGLLCFRDDKESILSKIEIQAIESAVSQNFGQYFYVDTVIDRIFVKDFDNELKNMFDKFRRAQIVVTDRLHGLIFSAITSTPCVALNNVSRKVEYISKWLDEFNYIKFADRVDDAVKDIVALKTLQDTDRYDNTGFMPFFKKIAIIVED
- a CDS encoding radical SAM protein — protein: MDQMKRFIDILVPIYTCNFKCDYCYISHNAPQHSDGKPFKYSPETIGRAFSADRLGGVCLVNMCGVGETLIPNEIIEITRQILMQRHYVWIVTNGTLTKRFNQFANFPAELRKRLGFKMSFHYLELIEHGLLDCFFDNVKIVKNAHMSFSVEVTANDEAESHISEILELTKSKLGHYCHISLPRDEKDPDYTLMSKHSLEKFHRIWGVFDSPMLDFKVSTWMQKRKEYCYAGAWTYLLSLETGVLSTCYGQIYGQDFFDLSKPIRDIPVGHHCKQSHCFNGHAFLALGDVLEVKGITYTDIRNRVASDESNWLTPEMKAFCSQRLQEGNKIFSNREKMWLELRKPFFIRSDFKNKVIKRIKNICFKRKTRK
- a CDS encoding DUF4422 domain-containing protein; the protein is MNGKILISTHKEISKYPKTEPYMPVYAGSAITNKPFQYQRDDENHGGGEISSLNPTYLELTALYWGWKNLKNYDYLGLCHYSKWLTAKRKKRSWPFYQCFAFSQDKTVKLALTKEEIEKILQTHDGIVKKETKIRTRFMSEPLGRIEAVIKQKYPEYLSSFYGVIKSQRYSTQNIFVMRKRMLDDYLTFMYSFCEEGEKIYGDKFRPAFATEHLLSIWLDYHKEYSVKKLYTIASLGEKLNRVWKLIKIRTRNWKKYFLR